The Salvelinus namaycush isolate Seneca chromosome 5, SaNama_1.0, whole genome shotgun sequence genome segment ACATCTAATGGTAGAACAAACACATGGAGGATTTGAACATATTGACAGTTGACTGGATTGTTTAGCAAGATAGCGCTGTTGGTGAACACTGGAAAatacagaaacagactggcatacCAGCTATTAGAATGTGCTTTAAACATGGTACCCACTATCTCTGTTTAAGGACACATGTTCATTGCTAAATTAAGCAGTTTGATCCTTCTAATCAAATGTTCATATATTTTACTTAGAACAGACAAGGGACACCTTCCTCACATGATGGATATCATTAAAAAACTTAATTCAAAAGCACTCACCTGAGCAATCTGCTTGGCATCTTTGCATTTCGCCAAGAGTCTATCCCTCTCCGGATCACTGGGTGGTTTTGTCACCTGGCCGCCATAGTAGTCATCTCGCCAGTTGTAGTTGTCATCATTGCAAATCCACCAGAAATTGTAGTTTGCCAGGTCTACAGCATACAGCACAATTCCAGTAATGGCCAGAGCAGCACCTGACAGGTTCATCAAAACATTGATGCCCACCTAAAACACAATCAGGGAATATAAAACCAGTTTGACTCAACTGAGTAAACCACAGAGGTCTAGATATCTCAGATATTCAGTTGATGATTATAATTCAGCTGGATCAGATTGAATGATTGTTCAATGGAGGAAGGGAATGAGGCTAAGGAATGACAGGAAAGAGTTAAAGGTATGTGCATCAGTGAACAACTCACCAAGCAGGAACTGGGGAACTTCTCAGCCAATATACACATGATGCCAACGGCTATAAACTAAGGAGAAGGCACACATATCAAAATCAAATACGAACAACCTACACATTATTTGTCCTAATAAATAACAAAAACATTTGACTTTAAccctgcatttttttttttaagactaAGTGTGGGTAGGCAGTTACTTATGTTTCCTGGTTTTGTTTACTGTGGTTATAACTCCAAGTGAAATCACGTGCTTCCATACTAAACATGATGACATGGTAAACGATAACAAAATAAAGTAAGCTTACCACACCACCAAGCCAATAAGGAACCCCATTCCATCGCAGTGAGCTAGAATAATCCGTGCTAACAAGGATTGCTCCCAAGCCAATGTTGAGAACTCCCACCATGATCTGTATAGTCTGTGaaagaaaataatacattttagaaaactCTCTCTCACTTCCGATGACAAATGACACCCAGTGATGATAGACATGCATGTTGTGGTGTGTGTTATTTTAGTTCACCCACCCCCAGAGCTGTCTGGGAACTTGCTTGGAGCCTCCGCAGTCCCTGGGACACAGAGCATGATGGGCTGTAGCACAAGGTCCCAAGTATTTGACACAGCAGGGGCCAACTGCTTCCTTCTTTAGAGTTCACAGTAAATACAGTCACCCCTCCACCTTTGGTCACAGTCACTGACATGCTGGCCACTCTTGGTTACACAGCTCTAAAACAAAAGGCAGAACAATCACCTTAATGTTAAAATAAGTGTGTATGCCTTATACTGTCATGATGTTAAAAGGTGCACATTCATTCCAATAACATCTGAAAAAGTCTGTGTTGTATCTGCAGGatacaactttttttttaaaggaccaaCTATCCTTTCCGTTAGAGAATGTATTGCATTGTACAGCACTCTGAATATGACCTAAATAAGGGCTCTCTTACTGTCACTGCTACAGTGTGTATTGGGTCATAGTGACTAACAGGTTCCATCCCACGTGGACAACATTAAAGTGAATCTACccattattttgttgctttgctTTCCTTCATTGCGGTAATCTCTTGCCTCATTGAAAGATGATAGGAGATAGGGCATGTCATAAAGTGTGGGGATGAGTGGGTAGAGCCTCTGCTACACATGAGCAGGAAGTGCACAACATAACTCCCCCCTTCTGGGAAATGACTTGAAACAGCAAATGTATTACCATGTTGCTCAATTAACTTATGAATTCAAGCAAATCAGTACAGCACAACAATTCTGCATCACTTTACCATAAAGCATTTATGCCACTGATTGTTTACTTAGATATGGGGGAAACTCACTCATCCACTTACAATGTATAGCACCCAACTGGGCGATGCCATcaatggcagccattttgaattAGAAAGAACTCCACCCATTTTGTACCAGTAGGCTACAGGTATTTACAAATAGTGTTTATTTTTAGTTAGCAGCAGAAAGTACACATACCATATAATGTCCCAGTAAACCAGATTAAACAGTACTGTAAAATACAGTACTATCCAGAAGTTACACATCCGTCTGTCAGTGGTGGAGTTCGTTTGGCATGTCCCGGTGCCCCGGGTGTGTAGAGATTTCACTTAaagaccaatggaatggtctaaaataCGCAAACTCCGCCCACCAGGAGCACCCGGCCATGCAAAACAAACTCAACCATTGGGTGTTCCCCATCAAATCCATCCCGACTCACGAATGTAAACCCTAACAAATGTTTGCATAGATTATAACTGCTGAACTTTGCAGTGTGAATTGTTTAACATAATCTATTTATTTACTATTTTGTAATTACATCATTTCATTTTGAGAGCATGAAACAACTACACACAGATTTTAGATTTAAATTCACTCAAAACGTATTATTCAACATGTATTTTAGAGAAAAGCTCACCCGTTCCTGCAATTGAGATGGACACCTCTACAGGTCCTGTTCAATCACAGTGGCAGACCAGTCTGCTTGTTGCGCAGTTTGGTTTCCTTACAGGGAAGTAGCTGGTAGGGAGGGCTCAGCCAGTCTCAGCTAGTTCCCAACAGGCCCTCCTCCTCACTTTAAAGAGATCCTGAGAAGTTAACCCTTCCCTCACTGAATAATAAACATATAATGGATTCCTGTCATTTCCTGCCATActgaagaacccccccccccccccccccccccccccccccaccacacacacacgcacaaagcaAGGACTCCATAGTTGTTCTTTGCCATTTTAATGATTTTCTTTGTTTTTAATAGAGCAAGCAGGGGCAAAGTACAAAGACGTGTAGTGCCAAGTCTTCATTATTGTTGTTTAAGAGCGCATGCCAATACTACGTTACAATCACTAAATTCTTTACTTTGTCATAGTCTTCTTTCTCGCTCCTTTTCAATATGAGCACAATCAAGTATAGTATGTGTCATGTGTTGTTGCTGGACTTAATCTAATGGTGTTAACTAACATTTCAGACAGCAATATAATTATGACTTCCATGGGTGAACACTTCACCAATCATTGATCTTAATGACTGTTTGAATGAGGTCGATACCAGGAAAGTCCATGGCAATCACCCCGAAACATGCACTGCTGTGGTCACTGGAGAACTGTCTCAGATACTGATCGAGCCATGGGTCAATCTTTTCAGCCACCTTCTTGGGAGTTAGAAACATGCCCAACAGTGTGCCAATGCCAGTGCCACTGGAGTAGCTCAGAACAATATAATCCCCACCACAATCACCTGAAGCTTGTGTCAAGTGTTTCACAATTTTGTTCTCCTTGTCTGCAATATGCGTAACTTCATAGTCACCCTTGCTGTCTGTTTCCAAGAGAGGAATGCCCAGCTTAAAGCTGGATTTCTGTACAAATATCATCTTTCCTCTTGCCTCAGCCATAGTTGGCATGTCAGACTTCACCCATACATCTGTATCATCAATAATCATTTCTCCAATCAGCTCCTCAACATTCTCTTTATCAAACAAA includes the following:
- the LOC120047610 gene encoding transmembrane protein 176A-like, producing the protein MSVTVTKGGGVTVFTVNSKEGSSWPLLCQILGTLCYSPSCSVSQGLRRLQASSQTALGTIQIMVGVLNIGLGAILVSTDYSSSLRWNGVPYWLGGVFIAVGIMCILAEKFPSSCLVGINVLMNLSGAALAITGIVLYAVDLANYNFWWICNDDNYNWRDDYYGGQVTKPPSDPERDRLLAKCKDAKQIAQMLMNALDIVLIVLGVLQLCVTISSAVLGIKALYKNGKEGKENIRDLEQYKPLLEEVTTNPAA
- the LOC120047611 gene encoding 1-phosphatidylinositol phosphodiesterase-like → MRTTGKALFCHLYMLLLFVGFCQGKDLFFNDKGLLLPESYKIGWMEAIDDDKLISDITIPGTHDTMALYGGPAAECQAWELGDQLRAGIRYLDLRIFAFENKLYVMHWVVYQHKSFYEVLDTIRAFLSEFRSEAVLIRVKPDLFDKENVEELIGEMIIDDTDVWVKSDMPTMAEARGKMIFVQKSSFKLGIPLLETDSKGDYEVTHIADKENKIVKHLTQASGDCGGDYIVLSYSSGTGIGTLLGMFLTPKKVAEKIDPWLDQYLRQFSSDHSSACFGVIAMDFPGIDLIQTVIKINDW